A region of Neovison vison isolate M4711 chromosome 7, ASM_NN_V1, whole genome shotgun sequence DNA encodes the following proteins:
- the LOC122914068 gene encoding high mobility group protein B3-like: MAKGDPKKPKGKMSAYVFFMQTCREEHKKKNPEVPVNFAEFSKKCSERWKTMSGKEKSKSNEMAKADKVRYDREMKDYGPAKGGMKKKDPNAPKRPPSGFFLFCSEFRPKIKSTNPGISIGDVAKKLGEMWNNLSDGEKQPYNNKAAKLKEKYEKDVTDYKSKGKSDGAKGPPKVARKKVEEEGEEDEEEEEEEEEEEEDE, translated from the coding sequence atggctaaaggTGATCCCAAGAAACCAAAGGGCAAGATGTCTGCTTATGTCTTcttcatgcagacatgcagagAGGAACACAAGAAGAAAAACCCAGAAGTCCCTGTCAATTTTGCAGAATTTTCTAAGAAGTGCTCTGAGAGGTGGAAGACTATGTCTGGGAAGGAGAAATCTAAATCCAATGAAATGGCAAAGGCAGACAAAGTGCGTTATGACCGGGAAATGAAGGATTATGGACCAGCTAAGGGAGGCATGAAGAAGAAGGACCCTAATGCCCCCAAAAGGCCACCGTCTGGATTCTTCCTGTTCTGTTCAGAATTCCGCCCCAAGATCAAATCTACAAACCCTGGTATCTCCATTGGAGATGTGGCAAAGAAGCTGGGTGAGATGTGGAATAACTTAAGTGATGGTGAGAAGCAACCTTACAACAATAAGGCAGCGAAGCTGAAGGAGAAGTACGAGAAGGATGTCACCGACTATAAGTCTAAAGGAAAGTCTGATGGCGCGAAGGGTCCCCCCAAAGTTGCCCGGAAAAAGGTGGAAGAAGAAGGTGAAGAagacgaggaggaggaagaggaagaggaggaggaggaggaggatgaataA